GACCAGCGCAAAGCGGTTGTCGCGTCCGGACCCTTCCTCTTCCAGGCGCTGGCTGATGCTGGGCGGGCCCTCGAACAGCACGCGTTCTATGTCCAGCTCCCCTTCGGCACCGTCCTGGGAGCCGTCTCCTTCCTTGTTGACGCTGTCATCTTCGATGTCATCGCCTGGCGAGGCGGACGGTACCGAGATCGGGTCGGTGCTGGCGGCCGCGCTCGGGTCGGCATCCTGGGCGGCGCTACAGGGGCTGGCAAGCAGCAAGAAAGCGGGCAAAAGGGCGGCCAGCAAGGGTTTCATGCGTTTCTCCTCGATTCAGGGTGCAGCTTAACAGCCGCAAAGAGCCCCGAAAACTCTTAATATTGGCTTAAAAGACCTTCTCGTAACTTGTTGTTTTTATTGATTGTGCGGTCGCACAATTTTAGTGATTTTGCGCAATGCAGCATGCGCTAAGTCACTGACTGCCTTGGAAAAATCCTCTGCGGCAGTGGTAAATCAGCTTGACACTCCCGCTGAGCCCTACCTATAGTGTCATCAAGTGGGAAAAAGTGGGGAAGAATGGGATCGAGGTGGAAGCCCGAGCCCGGCAAAGAACATGTTCAGGGGTGTCACTAACGTCAAGCTGGATGCCAAGGGGCGGATGTCCATTCCGACCCGGTATCGCGAGCGCCTGCAGGAAACGGGCGCCGGCAAGCTCGTGGTGACCGTTGACCGTGATCATTGCCTTCTCCTTTATACGTTGCCCGAATGGGAAAAGATCGAGGCCAAGCTGGTCGCGCTGCCGAGCTTCAACGTGCAGGCGCGTCGCCTGCAGCGCTTGCTGGTCGGTCACGCCACGGAACTGGACATGGACAGCAATGGTCGTGTGCTGCTGCCGCAACCGCTTCGCGAATTCGCCGGCATCGAGAAGGCCGCGGTGATGATCGGCCAGGGCAACAAGTTCGAGATCTGGGACGAAGCATCCTGGAACGAGCGCCGCGATCACTGGCTGGGTGATGGTGATGACGAGGCGCCGCTGCCGGCCGAACTCGAATCGCTGTCACTGTGAGTGCCGGGGGCGGCATGGCAGCACACCGCCCGGTACTGCTCAAGCCAGCCCTCGAGG
The nucleotide sequence above comes from Gammaproteobacteria bacterium. Encoded proteins:
- the mraZ gene encoding division/cell wall cluster transcriptional repressor MraZ — translated: MFRGVTNVKLDAKGRMSIPTRYRERLQETGAGKLVVTVDRDHCLLLYTLPEWEKIEAKLVALPSFNVQARRLQRLLVGHATELDMDSNGRVLLPQPLREFAGIEKAAVMIGQGNKFEIWDEASWNERRDHWLGDGDDEAPLPAELESLSL